The nucleotide window CATACATATATaagagaaaataaagaaaaaaattaccaaaaaaaaggaagaaagaaaaaaacaaaagaacattTTGACTATGCCTTTAAATTAACCGAGTCTACATCTTATTCCCCGATTTAGATTATTCGAAGCATATGATAATATGTCcgtcaaaataattaattttatagcCTTTGGTTTTTATTTAAAGATTGAAGTATTGAACTTAAGCCTAGCGAACTCGACCAGTTTTTCGATATCGGGCATGACAGGCTTGACTGCTTCATGGGCGTAGAATCTGTCTGCCCAATTGAAAAGACCTGGCGTGTTCTCTGGATGTATGAACTTGACGCCTGAAAATTTCTCAAGAACCTTAAGAGGACCCAACATCGACCCGAAACCGATATCGATGAATCCTATGTTGTCTCCACCAAAGAAGCCTCTTCCTTTGCTGCATTCTTGAAACGTTTCTTCCAAAAGAGCCATACACTGCTCTAGCTTCGCTATTGCCATCTTTCTTTCCTCCTCGTCCTTTGCTACCGCCACTCCATTGATTGATGTGAAACACTATATAAAAGATCACGAAGATTGATATGCAAGTTACATTTTCATTCAATATAAAACATTTAGACAAGATAATATGCGATTGCACCTTAAGCTATAACATAAATAACAGGAAAAGTTTAGTCTCATGACTTACGTGTTCGTCAATGTAGACGTCCCAAAAACGAGCAACGGCACGATCAAAGGGATCAGAAGGAAGTATCGGAGGGCCGGAGAGCCAAGTTTCATCGACGTACATGACGATGTTGAGTGATTCACGGATTGGTTTGTTTCCATGGATGAGGATGGGGATCTGTTTATGGACGGGGTTGTAGTTTAACACGCTCTCCGAATTCAAAGTATCTTCTTCTTCGAGATACTCGTACGGTACACGCTTTAGGTTAAGTGCGATCCGAGTCCTCAGCACGAAAGGGCTAGGCCATGCTCCTAATAGCCTTACGTACTCATCATTGTTAACACCACTCAATAGACccattattattattcttttttgttTCAGAAAATCAGAGATTGATCAAACTCAGTTCGCTGCTCTTTTCTTGGGGGTAGAAATGAAAAGCTATGGTTTGATGAGGTTTCCTCTCTACGTTTGGCGTCTATATATATGGATGggctcatttttattttcttttcttagatTCCGGCGCGTATGACGGTCAAAAAAAGCTTCGGTATGCATGTGCCTCATATTTCttattataaacaaacaaacaatacatataaattaaataaagaaaatgggTCGGTAGGAAATTTCAAAGAGACAAGAGAGTCCAGGAAAGTGTGATGAGTCCGATTTAGTTGCCTGATATGTACCGTTGCTAAACAGTAGGACCTACAGCAGTTGCAATTCCATGTCTCTCTTTTTTCCTTGCCAATTAGTTTGAAAATGCGTGTTATTTCGTCGTCTGCATAGTTGGAAGAAATGTGACGTTGAGAAAGCAAACAATTTTTGGAAAATATGGTTTCATCCTTAGGTTTGAGGTTTTGACTTTATTCTTGGTTTGACTGATATATCAGATTAACAGAAAACAGTGAAATAACTGAATTAACAAAATGACTTAACTAAATTAAATTTCTGGAAAAAAAATGCGACGAATATAGAACGCTGAGAagtagttttacaaacaaatcattatttttagTTAGAAATTCAAAGTGCTAGCTATATATAGTACAAACAATTTTCAAAACATGGAAACATCAGAATTTTGATGAATATTAATGTTGTGTATTACAAAACCAATCTTACTGTTACTAGATTCCTAGCGAGAGTTTTTCGAAGTTTTAGATATATTCTGCTAAGAAGTTGTAAGATTCCAAATCTAATAAATCTTTGGTGTGGCTTGTCGAGCGTGAATGATTAGTTGGACTATAGCTATACAAATTTACTGCTGAATCTAATATGTATGATTTTTTATGTAGTTGTAAACTTGTATCATATGTAActgtaaaaattaaataaaaataataataaaaataattattttatatcgattatttttttgctttagaAAAAAAGAGAGCTAGTTTCTGTAGACATTTCTTTATTTTGTCTTTAACTTTAAAAACCAAATAGAACATGATTGGTAATTTTTATAGTTGTGGATATAAAGTAAAGCTAAAAACACTTGATACATCCCAACAAATTGTTCACATTATTtctgattttgtaaatatatttgtaaTTGTGGTTAGTTTTGGTTGTTTAGTCGGTTCAAAGGTTTCTGTTAGACGACTATTAAAAAATCTATCATAATTCTTTATTTCTCGCCATACCTTTTCTCTAGTTCTTTTGGAAAGTGTTATCAATCATGTCTATCTATTTGATTTGTGTTTTGTAGTTAAAATTGTTAGTTGAAGAATAACATATAACTAAACTATGAGAACTAATGCTATATCGTCAATATATTAGAAGTCTGTCTTCCAGGTCAAAAGGAGAATTAATTTGTATCTTAATTTAAAGCAAACCTAATGTAGTATCAATATTATTGCTTAATATTAAGTGCATAGAAACTATTCCATTCGTTTTATAATTATCACTTACGGTTTTTGCACAtgaactattttttaaatttttttctgttttatccttatttaatgtaatttgtttgattttaataattaataaaaaaatcatttttttaaataaagaaaaaattgaaaactgtTTAAAATATGCATTTAAATCTAAAACGATACTTATgatgaaacaaaatttaaaagttaaaacaacacttaatatgaaataaaagaatattagatttttattatttacttatgtTTAATGTTTTCTTTCATATAAGATGGAAATCTATAGCCGTAAAATCTATAGATTTGAGATGGAAATCTATGATAGATGATCGGAGGGCTATGATGATTTTAGTTTATATGGTACACAAATATCAACACAACAAAATGGAAAGTAGTTGTGATTTTGTATATACACACACTTTTTCTCCGTTCATATTCACAAGAGCCACGACCGGGTCAAAATGTATATTGTATTTGCACGTCATGGTAAAACCTATGACAGCATTAATGATACATTCCTAAATAGTAAATACTCATAAATTATTACTTTTCGATGGTATTATTGATTACCAGATTAAATGTATCATATGGATATCTCTTTATTTTTCTCTCTTATATTTCCAATTCTATTTGTTTTTGATCTGGCAATTTTTAGCACCAAAATGTCAGCCTATCCTTTTAATCTATTGAGAAATTAAATCGAAAGTTcgagtttttctttttaatgtatAATTTTTCTGTTTCATTTTAGTTATCGTTGTAGAGTTGGACaaacaaattaagaaaatattcaatttgtatatttacaaaacaaaaatatcattactAATACACTTAACTACATTTATATCTATAAGAAGTAGGTCAGAATATAAAGTcaataaatgttaaattaaaactataaaaagatatttattttgaaattataatattttattatacaatGACAACTAAACCAAAACGAAGTATCATTTAGCAGCCAATGGCAAACACATACAAATCTGTGATGTTCCATATCTTACATTGAGTTTGGACCCGTAACCTAGGGATGCTTTTTCGGAATGTAATGGGTTGTGCTATAAAATCAAAGCTTGTATAATTAAGTCAAGATTCGTCGAGCAAAGAACAATATCTTGGAAATGAAATTATGCTTCAAATCAAAGTTAGCTTTAACAAATCACAATCACAATTTCCAATATGATTGACTAAAAACCCCTATAGGCCAAAATCAAAATTGTCGACGTGGTTATTGTTTAATAGGAGTACTACACAATTTGCTACGTATGCACTGTATACATTGGTGACTAATGCTCCTTTACTATTCTAAATTTCTAACAGaaatcaaatgttttttttttgtaactttgtcGTAAATATTACTCATTCATATCACCGATGTGTAACCCATAAAGCCGTATGTGTACTTTAGAAGTTGCTACGAAAATATATAGCATAAAATTGTAAGGGTATTAATTAATTAGTTGAATGTTTGACGGAATGTATTAGTTCCAAATTTCTTGGTCTATAGTGTACTACTTTTTACTTTCCAAAGAGATGGCActactatattattattttaaaatacagttagcataaaatgtatatataattagacATAAACATTGGTTTTGCTTACCGTACTGATTTTccataaaaatgtatatataatgaTGATATAAATACGTCACAAACAAAAAAGATTGGTAGATTTGGTACAAAATGAACATTGAATATTCGTTCAGCTTTTGTGTGTAAGTGTAGAATCCGCGTTTTGGATAAGTCGCGTGCAGAGAAAAATGAAAGTCTATGATATAGTGAGTCTATTGACTCAGAGGGGTCCTGAGGTGCGTGTGGTGTCGATCTCTTTTATGTATTATCCTCATCGTGTGTGTCGTATGACCACAGCTAACCACAATGTGAAAGGTGTTAACTCTGTATTTAACGAGTAGGCCCAAATGAGTCAAATTGCCCAATGGTTTTGTGGCCTAACGGCTTCGGCTGGGACAGCTATTTATAAATGGACGTCTCACGTCTTTTTACAAAATCAGGCAAAAGGCCAAGAGAAGTGAGGACACGTTATTTCATTACATCAGTGTTGGAAATCTACACGGTTAGGTTGCAAGGACGAACTAATAAACGTTGAATAGTAGCAGTCGTATAGAAGACGTTGTACCATATTAACACAATTAGCTGAGGTGATACGGAACGtgaagaaataaaagaaactgATGTTATTATATTATCATGCAAAATGCACCTTGCAGTTTTATTTACCCAACCATCGACGAGAATTTTCTAATGCGCTCCCGACTACCTATAGTTAAATACGTTGGTTAAGTGATTATCTTTCTTCGTTTTATCGGTGAATTATAGAAAAACACTCTTTAGATCTTTTTCGATTGGTCTGCTTACTCTTGATTCTTAGATAACTTCCCAGGAATGTGTATACACAACTATCTTCCATATTCCCTTTACAAATAGAGGTGAAAAGAACATGATGAATAACAAACATCTGAAACTCATAATCTGACTTAAGCTACATATATGTTTCAAGTTATAGCGGGTTTGGTCCAAAAGAGTTGCCGTAATTCTGGAAAAAGGAAGCTCCTGTCCAGAACAACCGGATCAACAGAATAACCGTAAAGACTGTTCCTCCAAGACCGCATATTACCTGCGAGAAATATGGTTTGTAAAACTGAAGTCAGCCTAATTCACAAACTTCGTATCGTCACCTACAACAACGTACGCTCATAAACAAGCATTCCAAGTGCTACGTTCAAAGTTCAAAATAGAAggttagataaaaaaaaatatgatcacTACAGAGCATAAACATGAAGTCCAAGCACTCACAGGTTCGTTTGAGCTCAACGTAGAAgttaaaataaagatatttttacAACAGAAAGGTCTAATATCATTTTGTCTTTCTCATTTGTAACTAATCCTTAAAACATCTCGTTCTAATTCGAAAGGATTAGCTTACCAAAATAACAGTATAAATATAACCAACACAATCTTTAAAACTCTTAAACCGCTAATAGATGAGCTGCCAACTCAAAACTAATTGGTAACGACTAGATCAGTTATCAGCGTTTTAACCATTACTTTAATAATATCGGATGATTATTGACGAAACCAATTTTTGAATTGGTAgactctgataccatattaagTTATTTAAAACCAATTTACATTGAAAAGatgtatattaattatatattgatcCATTTTAACTTTGGATGTGACAATAAATAAATCTAAATCACACACAAAAGCAGAGTGAGCAAAGAAGGCAAAAGATAACACACCTCAAGAAACGCTCTCGTGATAGAAAGCGAACCCAATAGCAATATCCCATCTACTGCAAAAGACACCTGCAGATCATTCCTAGCTAATCAATCAAACGAAGCATATAACAACACAATGTGCAGCTCATGGAGAAGGAAGGAAGGAGACTCACGAGTCGAGGAGACATGGCGGCTGGCAAAACACGACGCGAGGCCTTTTTAGCTCGCTTAGAGGCCTTCTTGAACATACTTGTTACGAATCTCACCAGAAGATCCACGCTGCTCTCCCTCTCGTAATCATCCTCTTCGTCGTCGTCATCGTATTCGTACCCGTCGAAGAAGAATCGATCGTCCGATTCGTATCGCCTACGCGACTAAGAGCTAATAGATTGACTGACTCAAGTTTCAAATTCGGATTACAACAAGACGATTGGAGTACCTGAGAGCTACGGTTCGAAGCGAGTGGCCGTTTCACGCGTCGTCGGAGGTGGAAGGTAGAGTCAAGAGAGAAAGGAGCTGCAGAGACGAATCTGCGTGAGACATTGATCAGTCGCAGCGACGATGATGATAAGGTTGTAGCTGATAAAGCCATTATCAGCGAGTACCGAAGAGAGAAAAACAATTCAGCAACTGATTTGTAAATAGAAATGGACTAAATTgatcataaaataaatttagagCTAAGTTTGAAaacatacataaatataaagtcTTAGTTTGTAAATTAACACAACGTGACAAAACTGCTGACCATTTCAAAACGAAAAATATCTTTCACCAGAGAAAAGCCAAAAGCTTTCCTCTCGCTAAAACCCTACCGCCGCGACCACCGACACCGAGAGACTCCGCCGCCGTTAAACCCACCTCCGTTAACCGTTCGACTTGAATGACGAGGTGAAATGCTCTGTCTTTCTAGATTTTTAGGTAACTACTGTAGATGAAAGCTTTAAACTTTAGCCTTCCTTCGTTTTCTTACTTGTGTAGGAGAGAACCTGATGATAATCAATGAGATGGACTTATCAGACGCGGTGATTGTGAAATCTAGTAAACTTAAATCAGCTGTGTGGAACGATTTCGACAAGGTGAGAAAAGGAGAGATACACGTGGCAATCTGCAGACACTGCAAGAA belongs to Brassica rapa cultivar Chiifu-401-42 chromosome A07, CAAS_Brap_v3.01, whole genome shotgun sequence and includes:
- the LOC103831542 gene encoding protein SHORT HYPOCOTYL IN WHITE LIGHT 1: MALSATTLSSSSLRLINVSRRFVSAAPFSLDSTFHLRRRVKRPLASNRSSQSRRRYESDDRFFFDGYEYDDDDEEDDYERESSVDLLVRFVTSMFKKASKRAKKASRRVLPAAMSPRLVSFAVDGILLLGSLSITRAFLEVICGLGGTVFTVILLIRLFWTGASFFQNYGNSFGPNPL
- the LOC103831540 gene encoding glutathione S-transferase U11; the encoded protein is MGLLSGVNNDEYVRLLGAWPSPFVLRTRIALNLKRVPYEYLEEEDTLNSESVLNYNPVHKQIPILIHGNKPIRESLNIVMYVDETWLSGPPILPSDPFDRAVARFWDVYIDEHCFTSINGVAVAKDEEERKMAIAKLEQCMALLEETFQECSKGRGFFGGDNIGFIDIGFGSMLGPLKVLEKFSGVKFIHPENTPGLFNWADRFYAHEAVKPVMPDIEKLVEFARLKFNTSIFK